A genome region from bacterium includes the following:
- a CDS encoding GMC family oxidoreductase, whose translation MIVSLAERGADLVETADVCVIGSGAGGAVAAAELAEGGRSVVVLEQGPHWSARDFNQREDEMLPKLFEEGGMRQTQDGAVQILQGRSVGGSTVHNLCYCFRTPDAILRMWREDHGLSELTPEALEPSFARVEKGLGVVQIREDEVNELNRIVRRGAEKLGYSGFVTKHNRKGCVQSGYCLLGCSYDAKQSMLVTYVPRADAAGARIYTDARVERIETEGGRVKRVLGHAIGPGGTHRGSIEIRAKAVVLAAGAVNSPDLLLRSGLAGSGGQVGENLHLHPSVIATGIFDEEIHAYRGIPQSYYIDEFIDLERDPRSGVILMPIIEFPGMTAATTPGFGRAHSAMMRDYAKTAGLLVLLHDQTSGRVRSGDSLSKPAIDYVLEERDAEQIAQGLLHCAEVLFAAGARQVLLPYKPEPLMLERGDDLTEITRRGARHGQLVTAATHPQSTCRMGADPSSSVVGPFGECHEVEGLFVADMSVFPTSLGAPPQITTAMFGDRTAHHILEDWQRFAR comes from the coding sequence GTGATCGTCTCGTTGGCCGAGCGAGGGGCCGATCTCGTCGAGACTGCCGACGTGTGTGTGATCGGTTCGGGGGCCGGCGGTGCGGTGGCCGCCGCCGAGCTTGCGGAGGGTGGGCGTTCCGTCGTCGTGCTCGAGCAGGGCCCGCATTGGTCGGCTCGGGATTTCAATCAACGTGAAGATGAGATGCTCCCGAAGCTCTTCGAGGAAGGGGGCATGCGCCAGACGCAGGACGGCGCGGTGCAGATCCTCCAGGGCCGCAGCGTCGGTGGCTCCACCGTCCACAACCTCTGTTACTGCTTCCGTACTCCGGATGCGATCCTTCGCATGTGGCGCGAAGATCATGGCCTCTCAGAGCTCACGCCCGAGGCGCTGGAGCCCTCGTTTGCCCGCGTCGAGAAGGGGCTCGGCGTCGTGCAGATCCGCGAGGACGAGGTGAACGAGCTGAACCGGATCGTCCGCCGCGGCGCCGAGAAGCTCGGTTACTCGGGCTTCGTGACGAAGCACAATCGCAAGGGCTGCGTACAGTCCGGATACTGCCTCCTCGGCTGCAGCTACGATGCGAAACAATCGATGCTGGTCACCTACGTGCCTCGTGCCGATGCTGCCGGTGCTCGCATCTACACCGATGCGCGCGTGGAGCGCATCGAAACCGAGGGCGGCCGCGTGAAGCGGGTCTTGGGGCATGCGATCGGCCCGGGTGGCACGCACCGCGGCTCCATCGAAATCAGGGCCAAGGCAGTGGTGCTCGCGGCGGGCGCGGTGAACTCGCCGGATCTTCTGCTCCGCAGCGGGCTTGCCGGCAGCGGAGGCCAGGTCGGCGAAAACCTTCACCTGCACCCCTCCGTGATCGCCACCGGGATCTTTGACGAGGAGATCCACGCCTACCGCGGCATTCCGCAGAGCTATTACATCGACGAGTTCATCGATCTCGAACGCGACCCCCGTTCGGGCGTGATCCTGATGCCGATCATCGAGTTCCCCGGCATGACGGCGGCGACCACACCTGGCTTCGGACGTGCCCATAGCGCGATGATGCGTGACTACGCGAAGACCGCCGGGTTGCTGGTGCTGTTGCACGATCAGACATCCGGCCGGGTACGAAGTGGTGACTCCCTCTCTAAGCCGGCCATCGACTACGTGCTCGAAGAACGCGACGCCGAGCAGATCGCGCAGGGCCTCCTGCACTGCGCCGAGGTGCTCTTCGCGGCGGGTGCGCGCCAGGTCCTGCTCCCCTACAAACCGGAGCCGCTGATGCTGGAGCGGGGCGACGATCTCACCGAGATCACCCGGCGCGGTGCTCGGCATGGGCAGCTCGTCACCGCCGCCACGCACCCGCAATCGACCTGCCGAATGGGCGCGGATCCCAGCTCGTCGGTCGTCGGCCCGTTCGGCGAGTGCCACGAGGTCGAGGGCCTCTTCGTGGCCGATATGAGCGTCTTTCCGACATCCCTCGGCGCTCCGCCCCAGATCACGACCGCGATGTTCGGCGACCGCACGGCCCACCATATCCTCGAAGACTGGCAGAGGTTCGCGAGATGA
- a CDS encoding amidase has translation MKPSEYASHDALGLAALVASGEVSASELVEAAIEAIGELDPTLNAVIHQNFERAREEAMGELPDGPLRGVPFLLKDLACGNRAGDPIHWGSRFLRDAGIRAKTTSHIVEKFEKAGLVVVGRTNVPELGAWATSESEAYGPCRSPWNPDHTSGGSSGGAAAAVASGMVPIAHASDGGGSIRNPASQCGLVGLKPTRGRISAGPDVGEAWAGMTFEFAVSRSVRDTAALLDCVHGRMPGDPYGAEPPLRPYMQEIGADPGALRIGVLSGHEEIEVHPDCALAAENAGRLLESLGHEIDGSHPKEVAGSSLMPHSLVIISSSQARAIESFGELLGRKLGPDDMDSDNWAVTKIGQDVSASRYLEAVEANHRYQRSVAAWWEEGHDLLITPTIAAPPPRVGEMCPDPAKPLDAFMRSGGLLPFTIPFNVTGQPAISLPLHMNDAGLPIGVQLVAAFGREDLLIRVASQLEQAVGWSTRRPRIHV, from the coding sequence ATGAAGCCTTCAGAGTACGCATCTCATGACGCCCTTGGCCTGGCTGCGCTCGTTGCCAGTGGCGAGGTTTCTGCGAGTGAGCTGGTCGAGGCTGCAATCGAAGCGATTGGCGAGCTCGATCCGACCTTGAACGCGGTGATCCACCAGAACTTCGAACGGGCCCGAGAAGAGGCCATGGGCGAGCTGCCCGATGGTCCGCTTCGCGGTGTTCCCTTCCTGCTGAAGGATCTCGCCTGCGGCAATCGGGCAGGCGATCCCATCCATTGGGGCAGCCGTTTTCTGCGCGACGCTGGTATCCGGGCAAAGACGACTTCGCATATCGTCGAAAAATTCGAAAAGGCAGGGCTCGTGGTGGTGGGTCGCACCAATGTCCCCGAGCTAGGCGCCTGGGCCACGAGCGAGTCCGAGGCCTATGGCCCTTGCCGCAGCCCCTGGAATCCGGACCACACCAGCGGAGGGTCGAGTGGCGGTGCTGCGGCCGCGGTGGCCTCGGGAATGGTCCCGATCGCGCACGCAAGCGACGGGGGAGGATCGATCCGGAATCCCGCCAGCCAGTGCGGGTTGGTGGGTCTCAAGCCCACCCGTGGGCGCATCTCCGCGGGCCCCGACGTTGGCGAGGCCTGGGCTGGGATGACCTTCGAATTCGCGGTGTCGCGCAGTGTTCGCGATACCGCCGCGCTGCTCGACTGCGTGCACGGGAGAATGCCTGGTGACCCGTACGGGGCCGAACCGCCGCTGCGTCCCTACATGCAGGAAATCGGTGCCGATCCAGGCGCACTACGCATCGGCGTGCTGTCCGGGCACGAAGAGATCGAAGTGCATCCCGATTGCGCCCTGGCTGCAGAGAACGCCGGTCGCCTCCTCGAGAGCCTCGGGCACGAGATCGACGGATCCCATCCCAAGGAGGTTGCAGGATCCTCGCTGATGCCGCACTCGCTGGTCATCATCTCGAGTTCGCAGGCTCGGGCGATCGAGAGTTTCGGCGAGTTGCTCGGTCGCAAGCTCGGCCCGGACGACATGGATAGCGACAACTGGGCGGTCACAAAGATCGGGCAAGACGTGAGCGCGTCCCGCTACCTGGAGGCGGTCGAAGCCAATCACCGCTACCAGCGCAGCGTCGCGGCCTGGTGGGAGGAGGGTCACGATCTGCTCATCACACCCACCATTGCGGCGCCGCCGCCACGTGTTGGCGAGATGTGCCCGGATCCAGCCAAGCCGCTCGATGCCTTCATGCGGTCCGGGGGGCTACTGCCATTCACAATACCATTCAACGTCACCGGGCAGCCGGCCATCTCATTGCCTCTGCACATGAATGACGCGGGACTGCCGATCGGCGTCCAGTTGGTCGCCGCCTTCGGGCGGGAGGATCTACTGATTCGTGTGGCATCCCAGCTGGAACAAGCCGTTGGCTGGAGTACACGGCGGCCCCGAATCCACGTCTGA
- a CDS encoding ethylbenzene dehydrogenase has product MAKVKRIAAANQKLLEIDGAAWTGLQSVGIDLIPAPVTMAANVSGQMALSQNHGKVPRVEARLAHNGESLSVRLSWQDDQKDDQIGDLDRFADGAAVMFPLQGEANPFTMGDEQRPVNAWLWRADRTEPFDVIARGYATSQRRPASSSQLRANALYRDGGWHLVFQRPLLPGGGEFTRFTPGEPARIAFAIWEGSNGERAGQKAVSGAFVDLELEV; this is encoded by the coding sequence ATGGCAAAGGTGAAGCGCATCGCGGCGGCCAACCAGAAACTCCTCGAAATCGACGGAGCCGCCTGGACGGGGCTCCAGAGCGTCGGGATCGATCTCATCCCTGCACCCGTGACGATGGCAGCGAACGTCTCCGGCCAGATGGCGCTCAGTCAGAACCACGGCAAGGTACCCCGGGTCGAAGCACGTCTGGCGCATAACGGCGAGAGCCTCAGCGTCCGCCTCTCGTGGCAGGATGACCAGAAAGATGACCAGATCGGGGATCTGGATCGCTTCGCCGACGGAGCCGCCGTCATGTTCCCGCTGCAGGGAGAGGCCAATCCGTTCACCATGGGCGACGAGCAGCGACCGGTGAACGCCTGGCTGTGGAGGGCCGACCGCACGGAACCCTTCGACGTGATCGCGCGAGGCTACGCCACGAGCCAGAGGCGGCCGGCAAGCTCCAGCCAACTCCGCGCCAACGCGCTGTATCGCGACGGGGGGTGGCACCTCGTCTTCCAGCGCCCGCTTCTCCCCGGTGGCGGGGAGTTCACTCGTTTCACGCCGGGTGAACCCGCCAGGATCGCGTTTGCGATCTGGGAAGGCAGCAATGGGGAACGCGCGGGCCAGAAGGCCGTCTCTGGCGCGTTCGTCGATCTCGAACTGGAGGTCTGA
- a CDS encoding respiratory nitrate reductase subunit beta produces MSSTIPTKQELKSSKRQLATVIDLSKCMGCQTCTVACKNLWTQRPGTEHMRWANVATCPGKGYPREWESKGGGFDAEGRPQPGELTTLVDCGDNFQFNHHEVLSAGNAQSKKLEPRSASGEAPTWGYNWDEDQGKGEWPNPYFFYMPRKCNHCSNAPCIDACSRNAILKPEDGIVVIDQDRCEGHRHCVEACPYSMIYFNPVTQKSEKCIDCFPRVEKGIAPACNRQCVGRTRAYGYLDDSESQVHKLVRVWKVALPLHPEFGTEPNVYYVPPMSPLAYDDDGRLTEAGRLPIEVLEGYFGPAVRQALATILEERERRKRGEPSELMDLLISRRWHDRFAEFTAEPI; encoded by the coding sequence ATGAGCAGCACCATTCCGACCAAGCAGGAGCTCAAGAGTTCGAAGCGGCAACTGGCCACCGTGATCGACCTGAGCAAATGCATGGGCTGCCAGACCTGCACGGTGGCCTGCAAGAACCTCTGGACCCAGCGCCCCGGCACCGAGCACATGCGTTGGGCCAACGTGGCCACCTGTCCGGGCAAGGGCTACCCGCGAGAGTGGGAGAGCAAGGGCGGTGGCTTCGACGCGGAAGGACGGCCGCAGCCGGGCGAACTCACGACCCTGGTGGACTGCGGCGACAACTTCCAATTCAACCACCACGAAGTGCTCTCCGCTGGCAACGCGCAGAGCAAGAAGCTCGAGCCGCGATCGGCCAGCGGAGAAGCTCCCACGTGGGGTTACAACTGGGACGAAGACCAGGGCAAGGGCGAATGGCCCAACCCCTACTTCTTCTACATGCCCCGCAAGTGCAATCACTGCAGCAACGCACCCTGCATCGACGCGTGCTCGCGGAACGCCATCCTCAAACCTGAGGACGGGATCGTGGTGATCGACCAGGATCGTTGCGAAGGCCATCGCCACTGCGTCGAGGCCTGCCCCTACTCGATGATCTACTTCAACCCGGTCACCCAGAAGAGCGAGAAGTGCATCGATTGCTTCCCGCGGGTCGAGAAGGGCATCGCACCTGCCTGCAATCGCCAATGCGTGGGGCGGACGCGAGCCTACGGTTATCTCGATGATTCCGAGAGCCAGGTGCACAAACTCGTACGGGTATGGAAGGTGGCGTTGCCGCTGCACCCGGAGTTCGGCACCGAGCCGAACGTCTACTATGTGCCGCCGATGTCGCCCCTGGCCTACGACGACGATGGCCGACTGACCGAGGCCGGGCGCCTGCCGATCGAGGTACTGGAGGGCTATTTCGGCCCGGCCGTGCGCCAGGCCCTCGCCACGATTCTCGAGGAACGTGAGCGTCGCAAGCGGGGTGAGCCCTCGGAGCTGATGGATCTGCTGATCAGCCGGCGCTGGCACGATCGCTTCGCAGAGTTCACGGCGGAGCCGATCTGA